The sequence CGTCCTGCTTGCTGTATATATGATGCAAAATATCTCCGTCATCTTTTTGTACGAAAATTCCATTATTACGGCAAAAAACGTTTTTATATCCTCGGTTTTGAAGAGATCTTGCATATAAAAATACCTCATTAGTATCTTCGTCAACAAATTCGTTCAAAATAATTCCTTTATCTTTTAACACTTCTTTTCTGTCCAGAAACATATTTTTGAAACTTAGTGTGGTAAATTTCACCACTATATTTAGTTTTTCATTTTGGTTTTGAGGccgcaaaaaaaatttgcgaTCCAAGATGAAAACTGCTTCGATATCAGTACTTGTACAAGATATATTCATAATTTTGGATAACATAAACACTGTTTCGATTAGAGGCGTTTTAATATCGTCTTTTGAAACTCCTTTGATTATAATTGCCTTCATTCCTGTTGGCTCATTCAAAAAATTACGTGCCGTCAAGCTAGAGAAATCGGGCATTGGCTTTTTGTTTTCACAAGTGTCTTCTGTTTCCTTCACCTTCAAATCCCCCTGATCGGGCTCAAGTTTTAACATTTCCATTTCTTCCTTGATTTCCTTCTGTTGTTCGACACTCAAATAAATTTTGTGAGATGTTGGATTAGGATGTCGGCATTGTGGACACACAAATGCTggtaagctaaaaaaaaaaaatataatttagtatatgtatgcatgtaaacaATGAATAGTGTATTGTTGTTCAATATTGCGTATATTGATTAGAACGATTTATTAATAATGTATTTCAATTATAAGatgaatataaaaaatgaatgaacGAAGATTGGTGTAAAACTTGTGATTGTCTGTGTCGGCTTTTCTTCAGCTACTGTCTCTCTTTACACGAGTTACTACTAACAGTTGTCTTGGTGATGCCAGTTTCAACCGGTGTTCCGGGTAACTATCTCACATGCATGCATTAATAACAGATGTGGTGAAACAATTAAGTGGGGTTAGGCAAAACATTTTGGCCTAAAGGACACTTCTAAATAAGACTAGGCCAAATTCTTGATTATTATGCACTTTaagttatcgttcgaatcgcggaactgccgaataaataactcaaatattcagtataactagcataatgttctttatttacaacacaaCTATGGTAGTTttacttcacttacaacgtttttaaatcaaaaattttgactattctttagcttgcgctgcttttatactctcagttgcctcgttcgcctatttctctcaAGGTCTAGATTTTTCACGAACAGCtttctcgaatagttgcttatttctTTCTCGTTTATGTATCTCATATTGGATTAGGTTATATAAATTTATGTCTGTAGTGTACGTTAGAAACTAAAAAACATAACTATAGTTGATAAATGTTCATTATATTTTTAAGGAAactgcattttatttttattttaaaaatgagaaCGCCGATGAACCAGTTTCAATAAGAAAACCCATTAGATATGTAAATCccatgttattgttgttggtgtagcagtacttcgccccatccaataggcgcgaccgatcacaaattgtcaataTCCTGTAGCgggtgtccaaggaaacttgcagtttcaacaggagtggaccatagtgaggggtgttagatgcgttggttacacattgcaattgaagagatcgTTGGTTTCATGTGAGgacgcgcgtttccctatggggagtgcgttcctcttctgccagttctgggtatttttctttaagaactggttaggttagattgaactggcctcacataaactgaatgtgtcagaatttgtttgacgaccaaacgtaagaaccccaatcagatgccagtacttatgttatagaataactccgtcctcttggccaatactagaagttttctaggccCTAACTTAATTACTGCCTCGAGACCTGACAGCTCTGCCTCCTCTactagctggagccttgacctggcgagtgcaggacacgaacacagaacgtgctcaaccgtttcttcctgcagctcacacttcctgcagttgctgttactgacgaggcctaacttataagcatgtgacgccagaaggcattgtCGAGTCAGTATgaccatcgtgagccttaagtcttctctcttcagagatatgagccactttgtgagtctaatatcgtaggctttgttAGAATTTTGTAGCCCTgcacttttgtccacgcctttcctgcttgatggttcatatgcaactcctgtctccttttgatttctcccagcaggattgggacgtctatcgtcgactcagcgagtgttgcaccctcctttgccaactgttgttgttgttgtattaatgacctttttgttaccttctatccctttatgaccgggaacctagtaaagatgtatggtccgcaGGGTCGTgtgatttttatttgaatgaatcacgaatccaaaaataaaatgtattttttatttgaaaactttttcaaatcaaagatattttttatcttgttatttgattattcaggccaatcaaagatactttttattttttatttgattcggcatccaaataaaaattaattttatttgttatttgattcttcagccaaatcaaagacactttttatcttttatttgattcttcagccaaatcaaagataattttaattttttatttgggttttcagccaaatcaaagatacGTTTTACACCTTTCATGCTAATGGAGTGGTGCATTAAGTTTGGTAAGTGTTtcgaaattgtaagtccttaaaggagaatagatagacccaccgatTAAAATACGGGCATGATCAGGATATGatctgaattgatttagccatgtcggtctgtcTGTTCGAacgaaaactagtccctcaattttgagatatcttgacgaaattcaGTGAGAAGGTATATGTGTATTGGTTTCTGATTAGAAGTGTGTCGGAAACGACCGGATAGGACCATTATAGCATATGTTCCTTGGCGAGCTCTCTGGCCTAGTCCTAGCTGATCCACCCTAGCTATAAAAATCTTTAGGCGCTTACGAGCCGATTATGTTAGACAGCTTGGCTAGGCCGATTAGGCCTaggtaaaaataagaaaaattcgaTTGGGCCTGAGTTTTTGCGAAGTTATAGACTTTCAAAAAACAAGAACATACCATTTTCGTACTACGCAAAATATTTCCTGTTTTTATATGCAACTGCGAAAATGGGTTTCAACCCATTAAATATCTTCTGTCGCCCTATCACCCAGCCTTATAGTGTTTTTAATCAGACAAATATCTTAGAATATATTCGTGCATTTATTCAAGAAGTAGATCTTAACTAAGATTCGTATAGTACTAAAActgatatttgcaaaagaaagtgTATACAACGAAAGGCTTAATGAGCATGGTTCGGATAACACTCGCAATTACGGGTTTTATCGATTTGCTTTATCTAGATCTcccaaattcaataaaataaagcaTGAGGCACGTATTTTAGGTCTCTGGCTTCAAAATAGCTCCTGCTCCATGAGAAACTTGACCCTGAATGAAAGAGAAAGGGGATACCGATGGGAGTTTGGACCAGAAGGTTACAGGAGGGAGGAGAAGGTCGCAGCTCGAAATCGCATTAGAAACGTCACCAGGTGTTACCGAGCATGGACGACGTGTAAGGCTAGACATTTCCATCaaatggttggttggttgctgtgctgcccggctatggagccgggcccaagtagcgctctaggctttctcctggaaccaattatatgttggctgatgtaccctgcgtattgctttactcaaaccacttggttaaaactataaacttactgatgtccttgatgcggcagtttgataccgcccttaagtcgggaaacatatagttgcctagagttcgggaccgaaagttcgcgagggctgggcactcgcagaggaagtgggtaaccgattcctcggcaccctcctgtctacagctcctacacctctcattgtaggggatacccattctactggcgtgcgggccaaacggccagtgttctgtaatagtggccgtgattctgtatatttctACCTcgacctatttagtagatcatcggttcttttctggttgtactctggccagattagtttggtggttctacaggtgtccgtagagtaccaatcacggattgctattttcctaagataggtgagaatgtctcttttaattgatgtgtggtcgatgcaccgcgactgcttccgtgatgtctaaCGATACTTccgcctttgctatttcatccactttttcgttgccgtcaatgttcctgtggccgggtaACCAGCTAAGTGTGATAGCTGCCTGGCtagctgcttcacgtagcaccctcttacagttatcgacggctttTGAGGATGCGTATGGTGATTCTAGCGCTTTTAGCGCCGCTTGACTGTCGGAGTATAtgactacctcaccgtctatccggttctgcagcaggaagatgcaggccctctctattccttgcagctctgcttggaagatgctagCTGTGTTTgcggatggggattgcgacatttagttggttggagaagacacctgcgccgacgccgcagtccattttggatccgtcagtgtagagtgaggtgacCCCCTCCCTGCCAACTTTGCCGGTcgaccaatccgttctagagggtatctgcaccttgtaatttctgtcgaagaTCAGTGTTTTTGAGGGGTAATCTGTCGTCGAATCCACATCGGcgagccttgttaggatgtcactgtggccatatCGTTTCTCTGTCCAGCATCCAGACTCCCTTAGcctgatggctgtgctgatcgctCTATATCTGATGTGGAGGGCTAGTGGCAGCAGGTTAAGTGTAACATTTAGTGCATCCGTCGGGCACGATCTAAGTGCACTtgttacccctgcgcatgctgccctttgtattttgtctagtttttagtgttgtattgcttgttcagggcaggccaccatgctaTGGCTCCGTCCGTGAGGATGGGCCTTATGACCGCCGTATAGAGCCACATCATGAGTTTTGGCTTTAGcccccaatttctgctgactattctcttgcGCGAGTAGTATGCGATAAACGCCTTCTCTAcccttttttcgatattggttttccaatttaacttgttgtctattacgacgcctaggtacttaactctagttgagagcgagagttccgtaccatctagtgagggcagtcgaaatgttggtattttcgttctgttactgaacagtatcagttctgttttgctaGGGTTGATGTTGGAGCCGCACGATGCCGCCCAGGTGTGTAGCCTGCTTAGCGCACCCTGAAGGATGTCGCTTAACGTGGAGGGAAAAGCCCCCGAGACTGCAATAACCACGTCGTCTGCGTATGCTACTGCCTTAACATcattcttgtcgagttcgagtagtatctcgttcagtgcaatTACCCATAGTAGTGGCGAGAGGACCCCGCCCTGGGGTGTACCTCTGCCAACTTTGCGGGTCATTGTCACTGAGCCCATATCCGATTGTATGGTTCTGTTTTCCAGCATTGGTTGAGTCCATCCACAAATGTGTGCCTTTGCAGGGCTTTCACAATTGTGCCGGTTTTGATTTTGTTGAAGGCGCTTTCTATATCTAGGAAAGCTGCTAGTGTGAATTGTTTGTAGTGTAGTGATCTTTCCACAAAGCCCGTTAGCTCATGGAGGGCGGTCTCCGTAGATCTTCCCTTCGTGTAGGCATGCTGTGCCTTTGACAGGTTTGGTCCTGTTATTATTGATCTAATATATATATCCAGAAGCCTCTCAAGGACCTTGAGCATGAAAGATGTGAGACTTATTGGTCTGTAGTCTTTGGCATTTTCGTGTGTGCGTCTGCCCGCTTTTGGCAGaaagattacttttgtttttctccag is a genomic window of Eurosta solidaginis isolate ZX-2024a chromosome 4, ASM4086904v1, whole genome shotgun sequence containing:
- the LOC137250137 gene encoding uncharacterized protein isoform X3 → MSHLECCICLEDFKDSREIHSTDCGHIFHKDCLEQCKDNLPAFVCPQCRHPNPTSHKIYLSVEQQKEIKEEMEMLKLEPDQGDLKVKETEDTCENKKPMPDFSSLTARNFLNEPTGMKAIIIKGVSKDDIKTPLIETVFMLSKIMNISCTSTDIEAVFILDRKFFLRPQNQNEKLNIVVKFTTLSFKNMFLDRKEVLKDKGIILNEFVDEDTNEVFLYARSLQNRGYKNVFCRNNGIFVQKDDGDILHHIYSKQDVDNML